The Fusobacterium pseudoperiodonticum DNA window AATAAAAGATTCTGGTACAAAGATAGCTGATGTAAAAATATCTAATTTACAAATTAATCCTAAAATAGAGATGTAAAATGATATTTTTAAGAGGAAAAGGCATTATTATTTCTAAAAAAGATGTAGAAGAAGCCGATAGATATATTGATATATTTATGGAGGACTATGGAAAGGTTTCTACTCTTATAAAAGGTATTAGAAAAAGTAAAAAAAGAGATAAGACAGCTGTAGACATTCTATCTTTAACAGATTTTCAATTTTATAAAAAAAATGATAGTTTAATAATTTCTAATTTTTCAACAGTTAAAGATTATCTAGCTATTAAATCTGATATAGATAAAATAAATATGGCTTTCTATATCTTCTCTATATTAAATCAAATTTTAGTTGAAAATGGCAGAAATAGAAAATTATATGAAGTACTAGAAAAAACTCTAGACTATCTAAACAGTTCTGATGACATTAGAAAAAATTATCTTCTACTCCTATATTTTCTATACACAGTTATAAAAGAAGAAGGAATTTCAATAGAAGGTGATATCGATGAACTACAGTTTGAAATACCAGAGCAAAAGAAAATCGACTTAGATAAAACTAGCAGAAAGATATTGGAATATCTTTTTGAAGATAAATTAAAAATTGTTATAAACGATGAAAATTTTGAACTTAATTCAGTGAAAAAAGCTATATTGGTATTAGAAAATTATATAAACTTTAATTTAGATACCAATATAAATGCTAAAAAAATGCTATGGGGGGCTTTATTATGGTAAATTCTATAAAAATAACTGACTATATTACTGAAGATTTAATAGATTTAGATCTAAAATCAAAGAATAGAGATGAGATTTTAGTAGAGTTATCAAAATTATTAGAAAAATCAGACAATATCATAGGTGAAGAAAATGATATTCTTAAGGCTTTAGTTGACAGAGAGAAACTAGGAAGTACAGGAATAGGTAAAGGTGTAGCCATTCCTCATGCTAAGACTGAAAGTGCTAAAGAACTTACTGTTGCTTTTGGAGTTAGTAGGGAAGGAATTGACTTTAATTCTTTGGATGAAGAAGACGTACATCTATTTTTTGTATTTGCTTCTCCTAATAAGGATAGTCACATATATTTAAAGGTTTTGGCTAGAATTTCAAGACTTATAAGAGAAGAAGATTTTAGAGAAGCTTTATTTAACTGTAAAACAGCAAAAGAAATCATAGAATGTATAAAAGAGAAAGAAGAATAGGAGGTTTTTATAAGAAATGAAGTGTCCTTTTTGTAGTTCAGAAGATACAAAAGTAGTTGACAGCAGAACAACGATAGATGGCTCTACAAAGAGAAGAAGGGAATGTAATAATTGCCTTAAAAGATTTAGTACTTACGAAAGATTTGAAGAAAGTCAAATATATGTAGTAAAAAAAGATAATAGACGTGTTAAATACGATAGAGAAAAACTTTTGAGAGGTCTTACTTTTGCAACTGTAAAGAGAAATGTAAGCAGAGAAGAACTTGAAAAAATTATTTCTGATATAGAAAGAGGCTTACAAAACTCTTTAGTTAGCGAAATCAGTAGTAAAGAATTGGGAGAAAAAGTTCTGGAAAAATTGAGAGATCTAGATCAAGTTGCCTATGTTAGATTTGCTTCTGTATATAAAGAATTTGATGATATTAAATCTTTTATAGAAATTGTTGAACAAATAAAAAAAGATTAAAGGAGAAATTTTATAATAATGAAAATTATTTTTATGGGTACACCTACATTTGCTCTTCCAAGTTTGGAGAAGTTAAATGCAAGGTATGAACTTTTATCAGTATTCACAAAAATTGATAAAGTCAATGCTAGAGGAAATAAAATAATCTATTCACCAATAAAAGATTTTGCCCTGGCTAATAATTTAAAAATTTATCAACCTGAAAATTTTAAAGATAATGCTTTAATAGATGAAATCAGAGCTATGGAGCCTGATTTAATAGTTGTTGTAGCCTATGGAAAAATTTTACCTAAAGAAGTTTTAGATATTCCAAAATATGGAGTTATCAACTTACACTCTTCTCTATTACCTAGATTTAGAGGAGCTGCTCCTATCAATGCTGCAATAATACATGGAGATAGTAAAAGTGGAGTATCTATAATGTATGTTGAGGAAGAATTAGATGCTGGTCCCGTTATACTTCAAAAAGAAACAGAAATTTCAGATGAGGATACTTTCTTAACTCTACATGATAGACTGAAAGATATGGGAGCTGATCTATTAGTTGAGGCTATTGAACTTATAAAAGATAATAAAGTTGAGCCTAAAGTTCAAGATAAGAATTTAGTTACTTTTGTAAAACCTTTTAAAAAGGAAGATTGCAAAATAGATTGGACTAAAACAAGTAGAGAAATCTTTAACTTTGTAAGAGGAATGAACCCTGTTCCAACTGCTTTTTCTATGCTTGATAAGTCAATTATAAAGATATATGAAACAATAATCTATGATAAGACTTATGAAAATGCAAGTTGTGGAGAAGTTGTTGAATATCTAAAAGGTAAGGGGCCTGTTGTAAAAACAGCTGATGCTAGCCTTATTATAAGTTCTGCTAAACCAGAAAATAAAAAACAAATATCTGGAGTAGACTTAATAAATGGAAAATTTTTAAAAATAGGTGAGAAACTATGTTAATGGATGGAAAAAATTTAGCTAAGGATATTAAAATAAAGCTAAAAAAAGAAATAGATGATATTAAGAGAATTTATGGTGTTACTCCAGCTGTTGCTTCTATCTTAGTTGGAGATGACCCTGCTTCTCAAGTCTATGTTAATTCACAAATAAAATCATATCAAGATTTAGGGATAGCAGTTCATAAATACTCTTTTAGTAAAGAAATATCTGAGGCTTATCTTTTAAACTTAATTGATAAATTAAATAAAGATACTGAGGTTGATGGTATAATGATAAACTTACCTCTACCTCCTCAAATAAATGCTACAAAAGTATTAAATAGAATTAAATTAATAAAAGATGTTGATGGTTTTAAGGCTGAAAATCTAGGTTTATTATTCCAAAACAGTGAAGACTTTATTTCTCCTTCAACTCCAGCAGGTATAATGGCCTTAATAGAAGGTTATAACATTGATTTAGAAGGTAAAGATGTAGTTGTTGTTGGAAGAAGTAATATCGTTGGGAAACCTGTTGCTGCCTTAGTTTTAAATAATCATGGAACTGTTACTATTTGTAATAGTCACACTAAAAATTTAGCAGAGAAAACTAAAAATGCTGATGTCTTGATTTCAGCTGTAGGAAAACCTAAATTTATCACAGAGGATATGGTAAAAGAAGGGGCTGTAGTTATTGATGTAGGTATAAATAGAGTTAATGGAAAATTAGAGGGAGATGTCGACTTTGAGAATGTTCAAAAGAAAACATCATATATTACTCCTGTGCCAGGTGGAGTTGGAGCTTTAACTGTGGCAATGTTGCTTTCAAATATATTAAAATCATTTAAAGCAAACAGAGGAATTATTTAATTAGGAGGGACAGTGGCTGCAAAATCAAAAGATAAGGACAATAAAGAATTTTATATTGTTGACAAGAGAATTTTACCTAAATCTATTCAAAATGTAATAAAGGTTAATGATTTAATATTAAAGACTAAAATGTCTAAATACAGTGCTATAAAGAAGGTTGGAATAAGTAGAAGTACTTATTATAAATATAAAGACTTCATAAAACCATTTTATGAAGGTGGAGAAGATAAAGTTTACAGCTTACATCTATCATTAAAAGATAGAGTTGGAATTTTATCTGATGTTTTAGATGTAATTGCTAAAGAGAAAATAAGTATACTAACAGTAGTTCAAAATATGGCAGTTGATGGAATAGCAAAATCAACTATACTTATTAAACTAACTCAAAGTATGTTAAAGAAAGTTGATAAAATTATATCTAAAATTGGTAAAGTAGAAGGTATTGCAGATATTAGAATATCAGGAAGTAATTAATAAAATATAAATAAGGAAGGTGTATGGCTAATTGGACACGTATCTTAATGTGTTAATATTGGTAATTTTAATTTTATTGTCAGGATTTTTTTCAGCATCGGAGACTGCATTGTCAGCTTACAGATCTAATTATTTAGAAAAGTTAGATGAAGAAAAATATCCTAAAAGATATGCGGTAATGAAAAAATGGTTAAAGGATCCTAATTCTATGTTGACAGGGATAGTTATAGGAAATAATGTGGTTAATATCTTAGCTTCATCTTTAGCTACTGTTGTCATAGTAAATTATTTTGGAAATAAAGGTTCTTCTGTAGCTTTAGCTACAGCTATAATGACTATATTGATCTTAATTTTTGGAGAAATAAGTCCTAAGCTTATGGCGAGAAATAATAGTGCTAAGATAGCTGAAGGAGTTTCAGTTATTATATATGTTCTTTCTATTATATTCACTCCTTTTGTCTACTGTTTGATATTTATATCAAGATTTGTAGGTAGAATCTTAGGGGTTAATATGGAAAGTCCTCAACTTCTGATAACAGAAGAAGATATTATTTCTTATGTCAATGTTGGTAATGCTGAAGGTATCATTGAAGAAGATGAAAAAGAAATGATACATTCTATAGTTACTCTAGGTGAAACAAGTGCTAAAGAAGTAATGACACCTAGAACTTCAATGTTTGCACTTGAAGGTGAAAAAACAATAAATGAAATATGGGATGAAATAACTGAAAATGGTTTTTCAAGAATACCAGTTTATGAAGAAACTATAGATAACATCATTGGAATACTTTATGTAAAAGATTTAATGGAACATGTTAAAAATAATGAATTAGACATTCCTATTAAGCAATTTGTAAGATCGGCATATTTTGTTCCTGAAACAAAATCTATAATAGAAATTTTAAAAGAATTTAGAACTTTAAAAGTTCATATTGCTATGGTTTTAGATGAATATGGTGGAGTTGTTGGACTTGTTACCATAGAAGATTTAATAGAAGAAATTGTTGGTGAAATTAGAGATGAATATGATGATGAAGAGGATAGTTTCTTTAAGAAAATAGCAGACAATGAATATGAAGTTGATGCTATGACAGATATAGAAACAATAAATAAAGAACTAGAATTGGAATTACCTATTTCAGAAGATTATGAAAGTCTAGGAGGACTTATAGTTACAACTACTGGAAAAATTTGTGAAGTTGGAGATGAAGTCCAAATAGATAATATTTATTTAAAAGTTTTAGAAGTAGATAAAATGAGAGTTTCTAAAGTCTTTATAAAGATTTTAGAAGAAGAAAATAAAGAGGAAGAATGAGATTAAAAAAGAATTTTTACACTGGTTTACTTATGATATTACCCATTGTAATAACATATTATATATTTAATTGGCTTTTCAATCTAGCATTTAGGATCATAAATAATACTATAATTATAAAAATTCTAAAAAGATTGGTTGATTTTGGTTTTGGAGAGAAAGCAGATACTTTCTATATGCAAGTATCAGTATATATAGCTGCTTTCTTAATAATATTTTTGTCTATAACTATTCTTGGTTATATGACAAAAGTAGTTTTTTTCTCAAAAATCATAAGAAGAGCAATAGATATATTAGAAAGAATTCCAATTATAAAAACTGTGTACTCAACATCTAAGCAAATTATAGGTATTGTATATTCAGACAATGGAGAAAGTGTATATAAAAAAGTAGTAGCTGTGGAATTTCCAAGAAAAGGACTCTATGCCATAGGTTTCCTAACTGCTGATAAAAATACAGCTTTAAAAGAAATCTTGCCAGATAAGGAAATAGTAAATGTCTTTATTCCAACAGCACCTAACCCAACTTCAGGTTTCTTATTGTGTCTTCCTAAAGAGGAAGTATATTATTTGAATATGTCAGTTGAATGGGCATTTAAACTTATAGTTTCAGGTGGTTATATTACAGAAGATGTAGTTAAACATAATGAGCAAAAAGTAGAACAGAAAACAGAAGAGAATAACTAAAAAGGAGCTATAGCTATGAAAAAGATGATGACAATAGTTATATTAAGTTTTTTATTTTTAGCTTGTTTTAACAGTCAGAAAGAAAAAAATTATAATTTTATTAAAGGTTTAAATGAATATCAGAAGAATGATAAAGTTTCTGCCTTAGAAAATTATAAAAAAGCCTATGAAATGGATAAAAATAACATTGTTTTACTCAATGAAATAGCTTACCTGTATGTTGATTTAGGAAATTATGAAGAAGCTGAAGTTTATTATAAAAAGGCTTTAGAAATAAAACCTAATGATGAAAATTCTTTAAAGAATTTACTACAATTACTATATTTTCAAGATAAGAGAATGGAAATGAAAAAATATATTCCTTTTATTATTGATAAAAATAGCTTCACCTATAATCTTAGTAATTTTAGAGTGGCAATTTTAGAAAATGATGAAATGGAAGTAGAAAAATCTTTATTGAGGATAAGTTCAAATGATAAATTTTTAGAGGAGTATAACGAAAGTTTTTATACAGAATTAGCTAGTGTTGCTGGTCTTTCAAAAAATACAATAAAGTATTCTAATATTATTTTTGAAAAAGCATATAAAAAATATGCAAATAAAAATATAGTAGATACATATTCTAATTTCTTAATAGAGATAAAAGAATATAGAAAAGCAGAAGATATTTTAATGAAATATATTGTTAATAATGAAAATAATTTAGATGAGTATGCACTTTTAAAAACATTGTATACAAAAGAAAATAATAAAGAAAAATTAGAAAATTTAAAAAAGATTTTAAAAAATAAAATATAAAATTCTATAAAAAATAGTTCGTTACTGAGTAGATTTTAGTTATATATGCGATTACTTGCCTGCCATTAGTGTCTCGAGAGCTCCACAAAGGCTCTCTCAACAATAATGGACGTCGCAGTAATCTTAAAGAAAATTTCTAATAATTAATTAAAATGTAACTCACTTATTTTTTTAAGATTTTTATTCCAATGTTTTTAATAAATTTATATATAGAGTAGATAGGAGAGAAAATGAATTTAAAAGATTATGTAGCATCAATAGAAAATTATCCAAAAGAAGGTATAATATTTAGAGATATTACACCTCTTATGAATAATGGAGAAGCATATAAATATGCAACTGAAAAAATTGTTGAATTTGCAAGACAACATAATATAGATATAGTTGTTGGTCCTGAAGCAAGAGGATTTATATTCGGTTGTCCTGTATCATATGCTTTAGGTGTAGGTTTTGCACCTGTTAGAAAACCAGGTAAATTACCTCGTGAAGTAGTTGAACATGCTTATGATTTAGAATATGGTTCAAACAAACTATGTTTACATAAAGATGCTATAAAACCTGGACAAAAAGTATTAGTCGTTGATGACTTACTTGCAACAGGTGGAACTGTAGAAGCAACAATAAAATTAGTTGAAGAATTAGGTGGAGTAGTAGCTGGTTTAGCGTTTTTAATAGAACTTGTAGACTTAAAAGGTAGGGACAAATTAAATAATTATCCTATGATTACATTAATGCAATATTAATTAGAGAGAAGGTATATTATGATGAACTATTGGGAACAATTATTAGAAAAAGCAAAAGAAAATCACTTAAATTATGATTTTGATAAACTTAAATTAGCTTTAGCTTTCGCAGAAGAAAGTCACCAAGGACAATACAGAAAATCAGGTGATGATTATATCATTCACCCTGTTGAAGTTGCAAAAATTTTAATGGATATGAAAATGGATACTGACACAGTTGTAGCAGGTCTTTTGCATGATGTCGTAGAAGATACATTGATTCCAATAGCAGATATCAAATATAACTTTGGAGATACTGTTGCAGTCCTTGTAGATGGAGTTACTAAGTTAAAAGCATTGCCTAATGGTACAAAAAATCAAGCTGAAAATATAAGAAAAATGATTTTAGCAATGGCTGAAAATATAAGAGTTATCCTTATAAAATTAGCTGATAGACTTCATAATATGAGAACTTTAAAATTTATGAAGCCTGAGAAACAACAGGCTATATCAAAAGAAACTCTAGATATTTATGCTCCTCTTGCACATAGACTAGGTATGGCAAAAATTAAATCTGAGCTTGAGGACTTAAGTTTCAGTTATTTACACCATGAAGAATATCTAGAAATTAAAAGATTAGTTGAAAATACAAAAGAAGAAAGAAAAGACTATATAGATAATTTCATTAGAACTATGAAAAGAACTCTAGTTGATTTAGGACTTAAAGCTGAAGTTAAAGGAAGATTTAAACATTTTTATAGTATCTATAAAAAGATGTATCAAAAAGGTAAAGAATTTGATGATATCTATGACTTAATGGGAGTTAGGGTAATAGTTGAAGACAAGGCAGCCTGTTATCATATCCTAGGTATAGTACATAGTCAATACACTCCTGTTCCGGGAAGATTTAAAGACTACATAGCTGTGCCTAAATCAAATAACTATCAATCTATCCATACAACTATAGTTGGACCTTTAGGAAAATTTATTGAAATTCAAATTAGAACTAAGGACATGGATGATATAGCTGAAGAGGGTATCGCTGCTCACTGGAACTATAAAGAGAATAAAAAGACTTCTAAAGATGATAATATCTATGGTTGGTTAAGACATATCATAGAATTCCAAAACGAATCTGATTCAACTGAAGACTTCATTGAAGGAGTTACAGGAGATATAGATAGAGGTACTATCTTTACTTTCTCACCTAAAGGAGATATTATAGAATTACCTGTTGGGGCTACTGCCTTAGACTTTGCTTTTATGGTTCACACTCAAGTTGGATGCAAGTGTGTAGGAGCTAAAGTAAATGGTAGAATGGTTACTATTGACCATAAATTAAAAAGTGGGGACAAGGTAGAGATTATAACTTCTAAAAACTCAAAAGGACCAAGTATTGATTGGCTAGATATAGTTATCACTCATGGTGCTAAGGGAAAAATTAGAAAATTCTTAAAAGATGAAAATAAAGAAACAGTTTCAAAACTAGGTAAAGATAATCTAGAAAAAGAAGCTGTTAAAATAGGAATGACTTTAAAAGAAATTGAAAGTGATCCAACTCTTAAAAAACATATGGAAAGAAATAATATTTCTAGTATGGAAGAATTTTATTTCTATCTTGGTGAAAAGAGAAGTAGGCTTGATATTTTAATCAATAAAATAAAAGTTAACTTAGAAAAAGAAAGAGCTGCATCGACTTTAACTATTGAAGAAGTTCTAAAGAAAAAAGAAGAGAAAAAGAAAGAAGGAAAGAATGACTTTGGTATAGTTATAGATGGAATAAACAACACTCTTATTAGATTTGCAAAATGTTGTACTCCTTTACCTGGAGATGAAATAGGAGGTTTTGTTACAAAACTTACAGGTATAACTGTCCATAGAAAAGACTGTCCTAACTTTCATGCTATGGTAGAAAAAGATCCTAGTAGAGAAATCTTAGTTAAATGGGATGAAAACCTGATAGAAACTAAGTTGAATAAATACAACTTTACTTTCACTATAGTGTTAAATGATAGACCAAATATATTGATGGAAATTGTAAATTTAATTGGAAACCATAAAATCAATATCACATCTTTAAATTCATATGAAGTTAAAAAAGATGGTGATAAGGTAATGAAGGTTAAAATATCAATAGAAATTAAAGGAAAGACAGAATATGACTATCTAATCAACAATATTTTAAAATTAAAAGATGTCATAGCTGTTGAACGTTAATGATTGGAGAATTAATGAAATTAGCAGTTACATATAAAGTTGAAAATAAAGATGGTAAAGCAAGAGCAGGGCTTATTACAACTCCTCATGGTGAAATTGAAACTCCTGTTTTTATGCCTGTTGGTACTCAAGCCACTGTAAAAACTATGTCAAAGGAAGAACTGATTGATATAGGCAGTGAAATAATCTTAGGAAATACCTATCATCTTTATTTAAGACCAAATGATGAATTAATAGCTAGACTAGGTGGATTACATAAATTTATGAATTGGGATAAACCTATTCTTACAGATAGTGGTGGTTTCCAAGTTTTTAGTTTAGGCTCACTTAGAAAAATTAAAGAAGAAGGAGTATATTTCAGTTCTCATATAGATGGCTCTAAACATTTTATATCTCCTGAAAAATCTATACAGATACAAAATAATCTAGGTTCAGATATAGTTATGCTTTTTGATGAATGTCCACCGGGACTTTCAACTAGAGAATATATAATCCCTTCTATTGAAAGAACTACAAGATGGGCTAAAAGATGTGTTGAGTCACATCAGAAAAAAGATACTCAAGGACTATTTGCCATAGTACAAGGTGGTATCTATGAAGATTTGAGACAGAAGAGCTTAGATGAACTTAGTGAAATGGATGAATATTTTTCTGGTTATGCTATAGGTGGACTTGCTGTTGGTGAGCCAAGGGAAGACATGTATAGAATACTAGACTATATAGTTGAAAAATGTCCTGAAGATAAACCTAGATATCTTATGGGGGTTGGTGAACCAGTTGATATGTTAAATGCAGTTGAAAGTGGAATAGACATGATGGATTGTGTCCAACCTACTAGACTTGCAAGGCATGGAACAGTTTTTACAAAAAAAGGTAGACTTATAATTAAAAGTGAAAGATATAAA harbors:
- the recO gene encoding DNA repair protein RecO codes for the protein MIFLRGKGIIISKKDVEEADRYIDIFMEDYGKVSTLIKGIRKSKKRDKTAVDILSLTDFQFYKKNDSLIISNFSTVKDYLAIKSDIDKINMAFYIFSILNQILVENGRNRKLYEVLEKTLDYLNSSDDIRKNYLLLLYFLYTVIKEEGISIEGDIDELQFEIPEQKKIDLDKTSRKILEYLFEDKLKIVINDENFELNSVKKAILVLENYINFNLDTNINAKKMLWGALLW
- a CDS encoding PTS sugar transporter subunit IIA, with protein sequence MVNSIKITDYITEDLIDLDLKSKNRDEILVELSKLLEKSDNIIGEENDILKALVDREKLGSTGIGKGVAIPHAKTESAKELTVAFGVSREGIDFNSLDEEDVHLFFVFASPNKDSHIYLKVLARISRLIREEDFREALFNCKTAKEIIECIKEKEE
- the nrdR gene encoding transcriptional regulator NrdR: MKCPFCSSEDTKVVDSRTTIDGSTKRRRECNNCLKRFSTYERFEESQIYVVKKDNRRVKYDREKLLRGLTFATVKRNVSREELEKIISDIERGLQNSLVSEISSKELGEKVLEKLRDLDQVAYVRFASVYKEFDDIKSFIEIVEQIKKD
- the fmt gene encoding methionyl-tRNA formyltransferase; protein product: MKIIFMGTPTFALPSLEKLNARYELLSVFTKIDKVNARGNKIIYSPIKDFALANNLKIYQPENFKDNALIDEIRAMEPDLIVVVAYGKILPKEVLDIPKYGVINLHSSLLPRFRGAAPINAAIIHGDSKSGVSIMYVEEELDAGPVILQKETEISDEDTFLTLHDRLKDMGADLLVEAIELIKDNKVEPKVQDKNLVTFVKPFKKEDCKIDWTKTSREIFNFVRGMNPVPTAFSMLDKSIIKIYETIIYDKTYENASCGEVVEYLKGKGPVVKTADASLIISSAKPENKKQISGVDLINGKFLKIGEKLC
- a CDS encoding bifunctional 5,10-methylenetetrahydrofolate dehydrogenase/5,10-methenyltetrahydrofolate cyclohydrolase, with amino-acid sequence MLMDGKNLAKDIKIKLKKEIDDIKRIYGVTPAVASILVGDDPASQVYVNSQIKSYQDLGIAVHKYSFSKEISEAYLLNLIDKLNKDTEVDGIMINLPLPPQINATKVLNRIKLIKDVDGFKAENLGLLFQNSEDFISPSTPAGIMALIEGYNIDLEGKDVVVVGRSNIVGKPVAALVLNNHGTVTICNSHTKNLAEKTKNADVLISAVGKPKFITEDMVKEGAVVIDVGINRVNGKLEGDVDFENVQKKTSYITPVPGGVGALTVAMLLSNILKSFKANRGII
- a CDS encoding ACT domain-containing protein, encoding MAAKSKDKDNKEFYIVDKRILPKSIQNVIKVNDLILKTKMSKYSAIKKVGISRSTYYKYKDFIKPFYEGGEDKVYSLHLSLKDRVGILSDVLDVIAKEKISILTVVQNMAVDGIAKSTILIKLTQSMLKKVDKIISKIGKVEGIADIRISGSN
- a CDS encoding hemolysin family protein yields the protein MDTYLNVLILVILILLSGFFSASETALSAYRSNYLEKLDEEKYPKRYAVMKKWLKDPNSMLTGIVIGNNVVNILASSLATVVIVNYFGNKGSSVALATAIMTILILIFGEISPKLMARNNSAKIAEGVSVIIYVLSIIFTPFVYCLIFISRFVGRILGVNMESPQLLITEEDIISYVNVGNAEGIIEEDEKEMIHSIVTLGETSAKEVMTPRTSMFALEGEKTINEIWDEITENGFSRIPVYEETIDNIIGILYVKDLMEHVKNNELDIPIKQFVRSAYFVPETKSIIEILKEFRTLKVHIAMVLDEYGGVVGLVTIEDLIEEIVGEIRDEYDDEEDSFFKKIADNEYEVDAMTDIETINKELELELPISEDYESLGGLIVTTTGKICEVGDEVQIDNIYLKVLEVDKMRVSKVFIKILEEENKEEE
- a CDS encoding DUF502 domain-containing protein, whose amino-acid sequence is MRLKKNFYTGLLMILPIVITYYIFNWLFNLAFRIINNTIIIKILKRLVDFGFGEKADTFYMQVSVYIAAFLIIFLSITILGYMTKVVFFSKIIRRAIDILERIPIIKTVYSTSKQIIGIVYSDNGESVYKKVVAVEFPRKGLYAIGFLTADKNTALKEILPDKEIVNVFIPTAPNPTSGFLLCLPKEEVYYLNMSVEWAFKLIVSGGYITEDVVKHNEQKVEQKTEENN
- a CDS encoding tetratricopeptide repeat protein; the protein is MKKMMTIVILSFLFLACFNSQKEKNYNFIKGLNEYQKNDKVSALENYKKAYEMDKNNIVLLNEIAYLYVDLGNYEEAEVYYKKALEIKPNDENSLKNLLQLLYFQDKRMEMKKYIPFIIDKNSFTYNLSNFRVAILENDEMEVEKSLLRISSNDKFLEEYNESFYTELASVAGLSKNTIKYSNIIFEKAYKKYANKNIVDTYSNFLIEIKEYRKAEDILMKYIVNNENNLDEYALLKTLYTKENNKEKLENLKKILKNKI
- a CDS encoding adenine phosphoribosyltransferase, producing the protein MNLKDYVASIENYPKEGIIFRDITPLMNNGEAYKYATEKIVEFARQHNIDIVVGPEARGFIFGCPVSYALGVGFAPVRKPGKLPREVVEHAYDLEYGSNKLCLHKDAIKPGQKVLVVDDLLATGGTVEATIKLVEELGGVVAGLAFLIELVDLKGRDKLNNYPMITLMQY
- a CDS encoding RelA/SpoT family protein; protein product: MNYWEQLLEKAKENHLNYDFDKLKLALAFAEESHQGQYRKSGDDYIIHPVEVAKILMDMKMDTDTVVAGLLHDVVEDTLIPIADIKYNFGDTVAVLVDGVTKLKALPNGTKNQAENIRKMILAMAENIRVILIKLADRLHNMRTLKFMKPEKQQAISKETLDIYAPLAHRLGMAKIKSELEDLSFSYLHHEEYLEIKRLVENTKEERKDYIDNFIRTMKRTLVDLGLKAEVKGRFKHFYSIYKKMYQKGKEFDDIYDLMGVRVIVEDKAACYHILGIVHSQYTPVPGRFKDYIAVPKSNNYQSIHTTIVGPLGKFIEIQIRTKDMDDIAEEGIAAHWNYKENKKTSKDDNIYGWLRHIIEFQNESDSTEDFIEGVTGDIDRGTIFTFSPKGDIIELPVGATALDFAFMVHTQVGCKCVGAKVNGRMVTIDHKLKSGDKVEIITSKNSKGPSIDWLDIVITHGAKGKIRKFLKDENKETVSKLGKDNLEKEAVKIGMTLKEIESDPTLKKHMERNNISSMEEFYFYLGEKRSRLDILINKIKVNLEKERAASTLTIEEVLKKKEEKKKEGKNDFGIVIDGINNTLIRFAKCCTPLPGDEIGGFVTKLTGITVHRKDCPNFHAMVEKDPSREILVKWDENLIETKLNKYNFTFTIVLNDRPNILMEIVNLIGNHKINITSLNSYEVKKDGDKVMKVKISIEIKGKTEYDYLINNILKLKDVIAVER
- the tgt gene encoding tRNA guanosine(34) transglycosylase Tgt, giving the protein MKLAVTYKVENKDGKARAGLITTPHGEIETPVFMPVGTQATVKTMSKEELIDIGSEIILGNTYHLYLRPNDELIARLGGLHKFMNWDKPILTDSGGFQVFSLGSLRKIKEEGVYFSSHIDGSKHFISPEKSIQIQNNLGSDIVMLFDECPPGLSTREYIIPSIERTTRWAKRCVESHQKKDTQGLFAIVQGGIYEDLRQKSLDELSEMDEYFSGYAIGGLAVGEPREDMYRILDYIVEKCPEDKPRYLMGVGEPVDMLNAVESGIDMMDCVQPTRLARHGTVFTKKGRLIIKSERYKEDTAPLDEECDCYVCKNYSRAYIRHLIKVQEVLGLRLTSYHNLHFLIKLMKDAREAIKEKRFKEFKDDFIKKYEGK